From Crassaminicella indica, one genomic window encodes:
- the uvrA gene encoding excinuclease ABC subunit UvrA, producing MKKLVVKGAREHNLKNIDIEIPRDKFVVMTGLSGSGKSSLAFDTIYAEGQRRYVESLSAYARQFLGQMEKPDVDYIEGLSPAISIDQKTTSKNPRSTVGTVTEIYDYLRLLFARVGTPHCPVCDREISQQTVDQIVDKIMDLPERTKIQILAPIVRGRKGEHVKVLERIRKDGYVRVRIDGEIKEIAEKIKLEKNKKHTIEVVIDRIIVKEGIENRLTDSIETTLSLSDGLVIVSIMDGEDLTFSTKFSCPEHGIGIEELEPRMFSFNSPYGACSDCNGIGYLQRVDPELVIPDPSLSIEEGGIAPMANASEGTYYFEMINSLAKKHGVDLKLPIEKLPKAFMKELLYGTGEKTIEFTYESKFGGMRKYRSSFEGIIHNLERRYKETNSDYMREKIETFMRLTPCASCNGARLKPEVLSVKIGGKNISQITEISIRQALEFFTKIEFSEKNKIIAKQILKEINERLGFLVDVGLDYLTLSRSAGTLSGGESQRIRLATQIGSSLVGVLYILDEPSIGLHQKDNEKLIKTLRNLTDLGNTLIVVEHDEDTMYAADYIIDIGPGAGEHGGNIIAAGSVEEIKACEASITGQYLSGKKKIEIPKVRRKPNGKWIKVLGAKENNLKNINVDFPLGVFTCVTGVSGSGKSTLVNEIFYKAIAMNLHRTKARPGKHKEIKGIEYIDKVIAIDQSPIGRTPRSNPATYTGVFDLIRDLFAKVPEAKMRGYQKGRFSFNVKGGRCEACRGDGIIKIEMHFLPDVYVPCDVCKGKRYNRETLEVKYKGKSISDVLDMTVEEALSFFENVPGIKRKLATLYEVGLGYIKLGQPSTQLSGGEAQRVKLATELSKRSTGKTLYILDEPTTGLHIADIHKLIGVLNRLVEGGNTVLVIEHNLDVIKACDYIIDLGPDGGDRGGQIVGCGTPEEIAKIPGSYTGMYLKKIFEIKK from the coding sequence ATGAAAAAATTAGTGGTCAAAGGAGCAAGAGAACATAATTTAAAAAACATTGACATAGAAATTCCTAGAGACAAGTTTGTAGTGATGACAGGGCTTAGTGGTTCAGGAAAATCATCTTTAGCTTTTGATACTATCTATGCAGAGGGGCAAAGAAGATATGTAGAAAGCTTGTCAGCTTATGCTAGACAATTTTTAGGTCAAATGGAAAAACCAGATGTGGATTATATAGAAGGCTTGTCACCAGCCATTTCTATTGATCAAAAGACAACTAGTAAAAATCCTCGTTCTACTGTTGGAACTGTTACAGAGATTTATGATTATTTAAGGCTTTTATTTGCAAGGGTAGGTACGCCACATTGTCCTGTATGTGATCGTGAGATTTCACAGCAGACGGTAGACCAGATTGTAGATAAAATAATGGATTTACCTGAAAGAACTAAAATTCAAATATTGGCTCCTATTGTAAGAGGAAGAAAGGGAGAGCATGTAAAGGTATTAGAAAGGATTAGAAAAGATGGCTATGTTCGTGTAAGAATAGATGGTGAAATAAAAGAAATTGCAGAAAAGATTAAATTAGAGAAGAATAAAAAGCATACTATTGAAGTAGTTATAGATCGTATTATTGTGAAGGAAGGGATTGAGAATAGATTGACAGATTCTATTGAAACGACTCTTTCTTTATCTGATGGATTAGTGATTGTGAGTATTATGGATGGAGAAGATTTAACTTTTAGCACAAAGTTTTCATGTCCAGAGCATGGCATTGGCATTGAAGAATTAGAGCCAAGAATGTTTTCCTTTAACAGTCCTTATGGAGCTTGTAGTGATTGTAATGGGATTGGATATCTTCAAAGAGTTGATCCAGAACTAGTCATTCCAGATCCTTCTTTGAGCATTGAAGAAGGAGGTATTGCTCCTATGGCAAATGCCAGTGAAGGCACTTATTATTTTGAAATGATCAATTCACTTGCAAAGAAGCATGGTGTAGATTTAAAATTGCCTATTGAAAAGCTTCCAAAAGCTTTTATGAAGGAGCTTTTATATGGAACAGGAGAAAAAACTATAGAATTTACATATGAAAGCAAATTTGGAGGCATGAGGAAATACCGTTCTTCCTTTGAAGGTATTATTCATAATTTAGAAAGAAGATATAAAGAAACCAACTCCGATTATATGCGAGAAAAGATTGAAACGTTTATGAGACTTACTCCTTGCGCTTCATGTAATGGAGCAAGGCTTAAACCAGAGGTTCTTTCTGTAAAAATTGGTGGAAAAAATATTTCACAAATCACAGAAATTTCTATTAGACAAGCGTTAGAGTTTTTCACCAAAATAGAGTTTTCTGAAAAAAACAAAATTATTGCAAAGCAGATATTAAAGGAAATCAATGAAAGATTGGGATTTTTAGTAGATGTAGGGCTAGATTATTTAACACTTTCTCGTTCTGCTGGTACTCTTTCAGGAGGAGAATCTCAAAGAATACGCCTTGCAACTCAGATTGGTTCAAGCCTTGTGGGCGTGCTTTATATATTAGATGAGCCAAGTATAGGGCTTCATCAAAAGGATAATGAAAAACTTATCAAAACTCTTAGGAATTTGACAGATTTAGGCAATACATTAATTGTAGTTGAGCACGATGAGGATACGATGTATGCAGCAGACTATATTATTGATATAGGACCTGGTGCGGGAGAGCATGGTGGAAACATTATCGCAGCAGGATCTGTGGAAGAAATTAAAGCATGTGAGGCTTCTATTACAGGACAATATTTATCTGGTAAGAAGAAAATAGAAATTCCAAAGGTAAGAAGAAAGCCTAATGGAAAATGGATCAAGGTATTAGGGGCTAAGGAAAATAACTTAAAAAATATCAATGTAGATTTTCCACTAGGAGTATTTACTTGTGTTACAGGGGTATCTGGATCAGGAAAGAGTACCTTAGTAAATGAAATATTTTATAAAGCTATTGCTATGAATTTACATCGTACAAAAGCTAGACCTGGAAAGCATAAAGAAATAAAGGGAATTGAGTATATTGATAAAGTAATAGCCATTGATCAATCTCCTATAGGAAGAACTCCAAGATCTAATCCTGCAACTTATACAGGGGTTTTTGATTTGATAAGAGATTTATTTGCAAAAGTGCCTGAAGCAAAAATGAGAGGTTATCAAAAGGGAAGATTCAGCTTTAATGTAAAGGGTGGAAGATGCGAGGCTTGTAGAGGAGATGGGATAATCAAAATAGAGATGCATTTTCTTCCAGATGTTTATGTGCCTTGTGATGTGTGTAAAGGGAAAAGATACAACAGAGAAACCTTAGAGGTAAAATATAAAGGAAAATCTATTTCAGATGTTTTAGATATGACAGTAGAGGAAGCATTGAGCTTTTTTGAAAATGTTCCAGGGATTAAAAGAAAGCTAGCTACTTTATATGAAGTAGGTCTTGGTTATATAAAACTAGGTCAGCCATCTACTCAATTATCTGGTGGAGAAGCTCAGAGGGTAAAGCTTGCCACAGAGTTAAGCAAAAGAAGTACAGGAAAGACTTTATATATTTTAGATGAACCAACTACAGGTCTTCATATTGCGGATATCCATAAATTAATTGGGGTATTAAATCGACTTGTAGAAGGTGGCAATACGGTACTTGTCATAGAACACAATTTAGATGTGATTAAGGCATGTGACTATATTATCGATTTAGGACCAGATGGAGGAGATCGTGGAGGTCAAATCGTAGGATGTGGTACACCAGAAGAGATTGCTAAGATTCCTGGGTCTTATACGGGCATGTATCTTAAGAAGATTTTTGAAATAAAAAAGTAA
- the uvrB gene encoding excinuclease ABC subunit UvrB, whose translation MQRFEIVSEYSPTGNQPKAIKDLSDGIHNGMKHQILLGVTGSGKTFTMANVIEKVQKPTLVIAHNKTLAAQLCSEFKEFFPNNAVEYFVSYYDYYQPEAYVAHTDTYIEKDAQINDEIDKLRHSATAALFERKDVIIVASVSCIYGLGDPIDYENQVLSLRPGMIKSRDEILKKLVEIQYVRNDINFIRGTFRVRGDVVEIFPAGASENAIRVELFGDEIDRITEVNTVTGEIVGLRHHISIFPASHYVTTKEKLEKAIHDIEEELKDRVKYFKENEKLIEAQRIQQRTMYDIEMLREVGFCQGIENYSRHISQRKAGSRPFTLIDYFPDDFLIIVDESHVTIPQIRGMYGGDRSRKENLVEYGFRLPSAYDNRPLNFEEFEGLINQIIYVSATPGPYEKEHAQNIVEQIIRPTGLLDPEIHVRPTKGQIDDLIGEINKVIDKNQRVLITTLTKRMAEDLTSYFKDVGIKVRYLHSDIDTIERMEIIRDLRLGKFHVLVGINLLREGLDLPEVSLVSILDADKEGFLRSETSLIQTIGRAARNLDGKVIMYADKITDSMRHAIDETNRRRRIQKEYNEKHGIVPKGIVKKVRDVIEATKVAEESEKYGIKKDPNEMNSKDLKDLIKRLEAEMMEAAENLQFERAAEIRDKIMELRKKLS comes from the coding sequence ATGCAACGGTTTGAAATTGTTTCAGAATATAGCCCTACAGGGAATCAACCAAAAGCTATAAAAGATTTAAGTGATGGTATTCATAATGGAATGAAGCATCAGATTCTTTTAGGGGTTACAGGCTCGGGCAAGACGTTTACTATGGCTAATGTGATTGAGAAGGTACAAAAGCCTACTTTAGTAATTGCCCATAACAAAACTTTAGCAGCACAGCTTTGTAGTGAATTTAAAGAATTTTTCCCCAATAATGCTGTTGAATATTTTGTTAGTTATTATGATTATTATCAGCCAGAAGCATATGTAGCTCATACGGATACTTATATAGAAAAAGATGCACAAATAAATGATGAAATAGATAAATTAAGACACTCAGCTACAGCAGCACTTTTTGAACGTAAAGATGTAATTATTGTAGCGAGTGTATCTTGTATATATGGTTTAGGAGATCCTATTGATTACGAAAATCAAGTACTTTCTTTAAGACCGGGAATGATTAAAAGTAGAGATGAAATATTAAAGAAGCTAGTTGAGATTCAATATGTTCGAAATGATATTAATTTTATTCGAGGAACCTTTCGTGTTAGAGGTGATGTGGTGGAAATTTTTCCAGCTGGTGCATCAGAAAATGCTATTAGAGTAGAATTATTTGGAGATGAAATTGATCGAATTACAGAGGTGAATACAGTAACAGGAGAAATCGTGGGACTACGGCATCACATATCTATTTTTCCAGCTTCTCATTATGTAACAACAAAGGAAAAGCTTGAAAAAGCTATTCATGATATAGAAGAGGAATTGAAGGATAGGGTAAAATATTTTAAAGAAAATGAAAAATTGATTGAAGCTCAAAGAATTCAGCAAAGAACTATGTATGATATAGAAATGCTAAGAGAAGTAGGTTTTTGTCAGGGTATTGAAAATTATTCAAGACATATTTCTCAAAGAAAAGCAGGTAGTAGACCATTTACACTTATTGATTATTTTCCAGATGACTTTTTAATTATTGTAGATGAATCTCATGTTACAATTCCTCAGATAAGGGGTATGTATGGGGGGGATAGATCAAGAAAAGAAAATTTGGTTGAATATGGATTTCGTTTGCCATCAGCTTATGATAATAGACCTCTTAATTTTGAAGAATTTGAGGGACTTATTAATCAAATTATTTATGTAAGTGCAACGCCAGGTCCTTATGAAAAGGAGCATGCACAAAATATAGTAGAACAAATTATAAGACCTACAGGATTATTAGATCCAGAAATTCATGTAAGACCTACAAAGGGACAAATTGATGATTTGATTGGAGAAATTAATAAAGTAATAGATAAAAATCAGAGAGTATTAATCACAACACTTACAAAAAGAATGGCAGAAGATTTAACTTCTTATTTTAAGGATGTGGGCATTAAGGTAAGATATCTTCATTCGGATATAGATACAATAGAGAGGATGGAGATTATAAGAGATTTAAGATTAGGTAAATTTCATGTGTTGGTAGGGATTAACCTATTAAGAGAGGGACTGGATTTACCAGAAGTATCACTTGTATCAATTCTAGATGCAGATAAGGAGGGATTTCTTCGTTCTGAGACAAGCCTTATTCAGACTATTGGTCGTGCTGCAAGAAACCTAGATGGAAAAGTGATTATGTATGCTGATAAGATTACTGATTCTATGCGTCATGCCATAGATGAGACTAATAGAAGAAGAAGGATACAAAAGGAATATAATGAAAAACATGGTATTGTACCAAAGGGAATTGTGAAAAAGGTAAGAGATGTGATTGAGGCTACAAAGGTAGCAGAAGAGTCTGAAAAATATGGAATAAAAAAAGATCCTAATGAAATGAATTCAAAAGATTTAAAGGATTTGATTAAAAGGCTTGAAGCTGAGATGATGGAGGCTGCTGAAAATCTTCAGTTTGAAAGGGCAGCAGAAATTCGTGATAAAATTATGGAGCTAAGGAAAAAGCTTTCGTAG
- a CDS encoding sensor domain-containing diguanylate cyclase codes for MIKNVTQKNLLSCVLSIFIPFIIYSFFKLSGMDFGLLYPTTTALLIGIFCFHKLKTINQLLNNMFNENREIQKYNEIKDVMLQISNSIVHIKNMNELLQLFVNSTVQILDKADTASVLIKNDEGLFEFKAAVGFDLSKVSKIKLSIDETFLNRSDYRKSTIIENPSLFNHKTMTKSHYNLLKDAYTSNITSTICTPIIIDEELYGIINVNSLNKEHIFNEEDVVVMEYLIGQLAVAIKNVLLFEKTLFLSRYDGLTKVYHRHYFDELFSNIYHRAQRYNEQFCLCIVDLNNLKHMNDLYGHLAGDMAIKHFANILKKNIRTSDILGRFGGDEFILIFLNATDEQVKNKMESISNIINHTPLTFDEHDFYVQFSYGIAAYPKDTHNKKELLKIADTRMYQNKARKKNM; via the coding sequence GTGATCAAAAATGTAACACAAAAAAATCTTTTATCCTGTGTACTCTCTATATTTATTCCTTTCATAATATATAGTTTTTTTAAGCTTAGTGGTATGGATTTTGGATTATTATATCCTACAACCACTGCTCTTCTGATAGGCATATTCTGCTTTCACAAATTGAAAACCATAAATCAGCTTTTAAACAATATGTTTAATGAAAATAGAGAAATTCAAAAATATAATGAAATAAAAGACGTCATGCTTCAAATCAGTAATTCCATCGTCCATATAAAAAATATGAATGAACTATTACAGCTTTTTGTAAACAGTACAGTTCAAATCCTAGATAAAGCAGATACAGCAAGTGTTCTCATCAAAAATGATGAAGGCTTATTTGAGTTTAAGGCAGCCGTTGGTTTTGATCTATCTAAGGTTTCTAAAATAAAGCTTTCAATTGATGAAACCTTTTTAAACAGAAGCGATTACCGAAAATCAACTATTATAGAAAATCCTTCATTATTTAATCATAAAACCATGACAAAATCTCATTATAATTTATTAAAGGATGCATATACTTCAAATATAACCTCTACCATTTGTACCCCTATCATTATTGATGAAGAATTATATGGAATAATCAACGTAAATAGTCTTAATAAAGAGCATATCTTTAATGAAGAAGATGTAGTTGTAATGGAATACCTAATAGGACAGCTTGCCGTTGCTATTAAAAATGTACTGCTTTTTGAAAAAACATTATTTTTATCTCGATATGATGGATTAACAAAAGTATACCATAGGCATTATTTTGATGAACTATTTAGCAACATTTATCATAGAGCACAAAGATATAATGAACAATTCTGTTTGTGTATTGTGGATCTAAACAATCTAAAGCATATGAATGATTTATATGGTCATTTAGCAGGAGATATGGCAATCAAACATTTTGCTAATATATTAAAAAAAAATATAAGAACATCAGATATTTTAGGAAGATTTGGTGGTGATGAATTCATATTAATATTTTTAAATGCTACAGATGAACAAGTAAAAAACAAAATGGAATCAATATCAAATATCATTAATCACACACCATTAACCTTTGATGAGCATGATTTTTATGTTCAATTCAGCTATGGTATTGCAGCATATCCAAAGGATACCCATAATAAAAAAGAACTATTAAAGATAGCTGATACTAGAATGTATCAAAACAAAGCAAGAAAAAAAAACATGTAG
- a CDS encoding PDZ domain-containing protein: MTVFLKLLRMAFLTLSNIILNPIFWIAIFLVYIQYRRINKMRIQILGKNNQSARTMTMRSTIAGIIGGIAGTIVMRFIGITIHIKDFYYVLPLAIVLMLINIRYICFSYSGGLLCLFSLAFGFLHLDVSGMMAIVAVLHLIESILIYFDGYKDALPIFLKDKKYGVIGGFYLQRFWPIPFIVPFPMQMATVVAALGYGDISLGNVPKDKCKVSAKRLLLYSTILLLLSILSTKIYIFKWIAAIFSPVGHEYLIIYGQKEEKRKTPLFRRHSRGVTVLDVNKDGVGERMGIKRGDVIVRMNSYWINHQEELEAILKENPQYIWMQVIDKGGKINTFTYKDYQRGINSLDIVIVPIDIQFVFDIQNTSCILKKITNGIKNKFSKKKNM, translated from the coding sequence TTGACTGTATTTTTAAAATTATTACGAATGGCTTTTTTAACTTTATCAAATATAATTTTAAATCCAATTTTTTGGATAGCTATTTTTTTAGTTTATATTCAGTATAGAAGAATAAACAAGATGAGAATACAGATCCTCGGGAAAAATAATCAATCAGCAAGGACTATGACAATGCGTTCAACTATAGCAGGAATTATAGGTGGAATAGCAGGGACTATAGTGATGAGATTTATTGGTATTACGATTCATATAAAGGATTTTTATTATGTACTGCCTTTAGCTATTGTACTTATGCTCATAAATATTCGGTATATATGTTTTTCCTATTCAGGGGGATTATTATGTTTATTTAGTTTAGCATTTGGATTTTTGCATTTAGATGTATCAGGGATGATGGCTATTGTAGCAGTGCTTCATTTGATTGAAAGTATACTTATATATTTTGATGGATATAAAGATGCTTTACCTATATTTTTGAAAGATAAAAAATATGGGGTAATTGGTGGTTTTTATTTGCAGCGATTTTGGCCTATTCCATTTATTGTTCCATTTCCAATGCAAATGGCTACAGTAGTTGCAGCTCTTGGGTATGGTGATATATCATTAGGGAATGTACCAAAAGATAAGTGTAAGGTATCTGCTAAAAGATTATTGCTTTATAGTACTATATTGCTTTTATTATCTATCCTTTCTACTAAAATATATATTTTTAAGTGGATTGCTGCGATATTTTCACCTGTAGGACACGAATACTTAATCATTTATGGACAAAAGGAAGAAAAAAGAAAAACACCTCTTTTTAGAAGACATAGCAGAGGGGTTACTGTACTAGATGTAAATAAAGATGGTGTAGGAGAGAGGATGGGAATAAAACGTGGAGATGTAATAGTTAGAATGAATAGTTATTGGATTAATCATCAAGAGGAGCTAGAAGCTATATTAAAGGAAAATCCACAATATATATGGATGCAGGTTATTGATAAAGGAGGAAAGATCAATACCTTTACGTATAAAGATTATCAAAGAGGGATAAATAGTTTAGATATTGTAATTGTACCTATAGATATACAGTTTGTTTTTGATATACAAAATACTAGTTGTATTTTGAAAAAGATTACAAATGGAATAAAAAATAAATTTTCAAAGAAAAAAAACATGTAA
- a CDS encoding S41 family peptidase translates to MISKRRAIIGAMILVLITGILTFTVTNIVGLTIGEKVIISKQNYEYFKDLNKKYSKMLYLKDYIEKNYYVPVDESKFEDGIIKGLFESLDDPYSVYMNKREFVNFMEHTKGSYDGIGVIMTRGEDGFITVVAPIEDTPGERAGIKTGDKIIKVNDKDVTAATAEKLNEAVNMIKGKHGTKVNLTIIRPGKKEPFTVAITREEIRLTPVKSRILENDIGYIRITMFDEKSAEEFMKHLDDLEKKNIKGLIIDLRNNPGGLLDECVKIADRLLGEQDIVYTQDRAGNRDYKKSDKNKVDYPFVLLVNGGSASASEILSGAVKDTKSGTLIGTTTFGKGIVQQIIPLKDGSGFRLTTAQYFTPNGTYIHGKGIKPDIVIDLPEALKDKIDITDEEDVQLQKGIEVLKKKINKQ, encoded by the coding sequence ATGATCAGTAAAAGAAGAGCAATAATAGGAGCTATGATACTTGTACTCATAACAGGAATACTTACCTTTACAGTGACAAATATAGTTGGATTAACTATAGGAGAAAAGGTTATTATTTCTAAACAAAATTATGAATATTTTAAGGATCTTAATAAAAAGTATAGCAAAATGTTGTATTTAAAGGATTACATAGAAAAAAATTATTATGTACCAGTAGATGAGAGTAAATTTGAAGATGGTATCATTAAAGGACTGTTTGAATCATTAGATGACCCATATTCTGTCTACATGAATAAAAGAGAATTTGTTAACTTTATGGAGCATACAAAGGGAAGCTATGATGGTATTGGTGTGATTATGACTCGTGGAGAGGATGGTTTTATTACTGTTGTAGCACCTATAGAGGATACGCCGGGAGAGAGAGCTGGAATTAAAACAGGAGATAAAATTATCAAGGTAAATGATAAGGATGTAACAGCAGCGACAGCAGAAAAATTGAATGAAGCTGTCAATATGATTAAGGGAAAACACGGTACAAAGGTAAATTTAACTATTATCAGACCTGGAAAAAAAGAACCATTTACTGTTGCGATTACAAGAGAAGAGATTAGATTGACACCAGTAAAATCAAGAATATTAGAGAATGATATAGGTTATATAAGAATTACTATGTTTGATGAAAAATCAGCAGAAGAATTTATGAAGCATCTTGATGACCTTGAAAAGAAAAATATAAAGGGACTTATTATTGACCTTAGAAATAATCCAGGAGGATTATTAGATGAATGTGTAAAAATTGCAGATCGACTTTTAGGAGAGCAGGATATTGTCTATACTCAAGATAGAGCAGGTAATCGTGATTATAAAAAATCAGATAAAAATAAAGTAGATTATCCTTTTGTACTCCTTGTAAATGGAGGAAGTGCGAGTGCATCAGAGATTTTATCAGGTGCTGTAAAGGATACAAAATCAGGAACACTTATTGGGACAACAACCTTTGGAAAAGGAATAGTACAGCAGATTATACCGCTTAAGGATGGAAGTGGCTTTAGGTTAACTACAGCTCAATACTTTACACCAAATGGAACTTATATTCATGGAAAAGGGATTAAACCAGATATTGTGATTGATCTGCCAGAGGCATTAAAGGATAAAATTGATATAACTGATGAGGAAGATGTACAGCTTCAAAAGGGTATTGAAGTATTGAAAAAGAAAATAAATAAACAGTAA